In a single window of the Osmerus eperlanus chromosome 2, fOsmEpe2.1, whole genome shotgun sequence genome:
- the LOC134038155 gene encoding cytoglobin-1-like produces the protein MNREQAAVELPDQLSETERGLVQESWSKVYQHCEDAGVAILVRLFQNYPDSKQYFPQFQHMQEAGALQTSALLRRHARRVMSAINTLVENIHNGDKMASVLLLVGRSHALKHKVEPVYFKYLNSVILEVLGEEYPDYITPEVGGAWTKLLASIYWHVTCVYEELAGGV, from the exons ATgaacagagagcaggcagcTGTGGAGCTGCCAGACCAACTCtcagagacggagagggggcTGGTCCAAGAGTCCTGGAGCAAAGTCTACCAGCACTGTGAGGACGCGGGGGTGGCCATACTAGTCAG ACTCTTCCAGAACTACCCAGACTCCAAGCAGTACTTCCCCCAGTTTCAGCACATGCAGGAGGCTGGTGCGTTGCAGACAAGCGCCCTGCTGAGGAGGCACGCTCGGAGGGTTATGAGTGCCATCAACACCCTGGTGGAGAACATCCATAATGGAGACAAGATGGCATcagtgctgctgctggtgggcaGGTCTcatgcactcaaacacaagGTGGAGCCTGTGTACTTCAAG TATCTAAACAGTGTAATCTTGGAGGTTCTGGGGGAGGAGTATCCTGATTACATCACACCAGAGGTGGGTGGGGCCTGGACCAAGCTGCTGGCATCCATCTACTGGCATGtgacgtgtgtgtatgaggagcTGGCTGGAGGTGTGTGA